A single window of Mycolicibacterium aurum DNA harbors:
- a CDS encoding putative hydro-lyase: MNVAMISPAEARRRFRDGLVTPTAGWSAGYAQANLIAVPRDYAFDLMLFAQRNPKPCPVLDVLEPGQLAGPLLVDGDVRTDIPAYRVYVDGELVTETTDATEYWTDDLVAFLIGCSFSFEAALLESGVSVRHIEEGVNVPMYRTDRACRSAGRIGGPLVVSMRPLPPEQVADAVRITSRYPSVHGTPVHVGDPAALGIADLSAPDYGDPVTVRPGEIPVFWACGVTPQAAVMQSRPPLAIGHAPGHMLITDLRDSDLVVP, translated from the coding sequence ATGAACGTGGCCATGATCTCGCCGGCGGAGGCGCGGCGACGTTTCCGCGACGGCCTGGTGACCCCGACGGCCGGCTGGTCGGCGGGGTACGCGCAGGCGAATCTGATTGCGGTGCCGCGGGACTACGCATTCGACCTGATGTTGTTCGCGCAGCGCAACCCGAAACCGTGCCCGGTGCTGGACGTACTGGAGCCGGGCCAGCTCGCGGGGCCGCTGCTGGTCGACGGTGATGTGCGGACCGACATCCCGGCGTACCGCGTCTACGTCGACGGCGAGCTCGTCACCGAGACGACGGACGCCACCGAGTACTGGACCGACGATCTGGTCGCTTTCCTGATCGGCTGCAGCTTCAGTTTCGAAGCGGCACTGCTGGAGTCGGGAGTGTCGGTGCGGCACATCGAAGAGGGCGTCAATGTGCCGATGTACCGGACCGACCGGGCGTGCCGCTCTGCGGGGCGGATCGGGGGTCCGCTGGTGGTGTCGATGCGGCCGCTGCCGCCGGAGCAGGTGGCCGACGCTGTGCGGATCACGTCCCGCTACCCGTCGGTGCACGGCACCCCGGTGCATGTCGGCGACCCCGCCGCGCTGGGCATCGCCGATCTGTCCGCGCCGGACTACGGCGACCCGGTGACCGTCCGCCCCGGGGAGATCCCGGTGTTCTGGGCGTGCGGGGTCACCCCGCAGGCCGCGGTCATGCAGTCCCGCCCGCCGCTGGCCATCGGACACGCGCCGGGCCACATGCTGATCACCGATCTGCGGGACAGTGACCTGGTGGTGCCGTAG
- a CDS encoding helicase HerA domain-containing protein, whose amino-acid sequence MAVDLIPGVGAGTLLETELLADDRAQRIGAIQRLDYHEAVVLTHDTWKFNAGGLPQFAFLLATARDISAEGGDDDEVLLLRIEGTAPLSLEADLYAVREEALRDALSRDDNPSPSVVLDVDMDPFTRNRASFTGLRCRILGTFYEEDLDGTRRLEFGADVDNFYATSTYRVLKPIGEGLSTIASYLKPSPHPVHRVRIGAVRYSATRRRAMAANQASAAVSVNIHDFIGHKTGLLGMTRTGKSNTAKIIVARTFAVSEERKALGGQPIGQLIFDPQGEYANDNTQDGSAIAAIGDRHVRIYRFGAGPGQGHVRPLGINFFDPAQIEAVQSMIADQLRISDNAGYVRDFAGTSFADVERDWDQIKRAQRGRLLLYASLLRADFAAPNHNPGTQFPYSVLIQINARLRQSLTPANGPAPFQVVRQDRGLCSVTADQIQPIVDAILALRDGGDQEAIRFCDNPIWIATEPIYTASSGGRQVRGWRNLNDLRPFHNPNTDADVSDEIYQNLLDGLIVIVDLHIGTSTVVQALSEAITRRILKHQTTAFTSGAEPPAIQVMLEEAHNLFSSKKYSDDGDVWVKLAKEAAKLRIGMLYATQEVSGVAHQVKANTANWVVAHLNNRTELNELSKFYDFGSFADAILSSEDRGYVRIKTLSSPFIVPTQIEKYDSALVNEARAAAGDPPLALGPIEP is encoded by the coding sequence GTGGCAGTCGACCTCATTCCGGGTGTTGGAGCGGGCACTCTTCTCGAAACAGAGCTGCTTGCCGACGATCGAGCACAGCGCATCGGCGCAATTCAGCGTTTGGATTATCACGAAGCGGTGGTGCTGACTCATGACACGTGGAAGTTCAATGCAGGTGGGCTCCCACAGTTTGCATTCTTGCTCGCCACGGCCCGAGACATCAGCGCCGAGGGAGGCGACGATGACGAAGTGCTCCTTCTGCGGATCGAGGGAACTGCACCCTTGAGCCTTGAGGCCGACCTCTATGCGGTACGCGAGGAGGCTCTACGCGACGCACTATCGCGGGACGACAATCCGTCGCCGTCTGTGGTGCTCGACGTGGACATGGATCCCTTCACAAGGAACCGCGCGTCCTTCACGGGGTTGCGTTGCAGAATCCTCGGGACGTTCTACGAGGAGGATCTCGACGGGACCCGCCGACTCGAGTTCGGCGCTGATGTCGACAACTTCTATGCAACTTCGACTTATCGAGTGTTGAAACCGATAGGGGAGGGCCTATCAACGATCGCTAGCTACTTGAAGCCGTCGCCCCACCCAGTTCACCGCGTGAGAATCGGGGCCGTTCGATACTCAGCGACAAGGCGACGTGCGATGGCTGCGAACCAAGCGAGTGCTGCGGTATCAGTGAATATCCACGATTTCATTGGACATAAGACAGGACTGCTGGGCATGACCCGGACGGGAAAGTCCAACACGGCGAAGATCATTGTTGCCCGTACCTTTGCCGTCTCAGAGGAGCGCAAGGCGCTAGGTGGCCAACCGATCGGTCAACTCATATTCGATCCTCAAGGCGAGTATGCCAACGACAACACCCAAGACGGCTCCGCGATCGCCGCAATCGGTGATCGGCACGTGCGCATCTACCGATTCGGGGCTGGTCCTGGACAAGGTCACGTAAGGCCGCTCGGGATCAACTTCTTCGATCCCGCCCAGATCGAGGCCGTTCAAAGCATGATCGCGGACCAACTCCGCATAAGCGACAACGCTGGATATGTGCGAGATTTCGCGGGAACCTCATTCGCTGATGTCGAGCGTGATTGGGATCAGATCAAACGAGCCCAACGTGGACGACTGCTCTTGTATGCGTCTCTGTTGCGTGCGGACTTCGCCGCGCCGAATCACAATCCGGGCACCCAGTTCCCGTACTCAGTCCTGATTCAGATCAACGCCCGACTCCGTCAATCCTTGACGCCAGCGAATGGGCCTGCTCCATTCCAGGTCGTTAGGCAGGACAGAGGCCTCTGCTCAGTTACGGCCGATCAGATCCAGCCCATTGTCGACGCGATCCTCGCTCTACGTGACGGCGGTGACCAAGAAGCAATCCGCTTCTGCGACAACCCGATCTGGATCGCCACCGAGCCGATATACACGGCGAGCAGCGGAGGTCGGCAGGTCCGTGGATGGCGAAACCTCAACGACTTGCGGCCGTTCCACAACCCGAATACGGACGCTGATGTGTCCGACGAGATCTACCAGAACTTGCTCGACGGTCTAATTGTCATCGTCGACCTCCACATCGGAACTTCGACTGTCGTACAGGCACTGTCCGAGGCTATTACGCGTCGGATTCTCAAGCATCAGACGACGGCGTTTACCTCGGGCGCTGAACCCCCGGCCATCCAAGTAATGCTTGAAGAGGCGCATAACCTGTTCTCAAGCAAGAAGTATTCAGACGATGGCGATGTCTGGGTGAAGCTCGCGAAGGAAGCTGCGAAGCTGCGTATCGGAATGCTTTATGCGACACAGGAAGTGTCGGGGGTCGCACATCAGGTTAAGGCGAACACAGCTAACTGGGTTGTGGCACATCTCAACAACCGCACGGAGCTCAACGAACTAAGTAAGTTCTACGACTTCGGTTCATTCGCCGACGCGATCTTGTCATCCGAGGATCGAGGCTACGTCCGCATTAAGACGTTGTCATCACCGTTCATCGTTCCAACCCAGATCGAAAAATACGACTCGGCCCTCGTGAACGAGGCGCGCGCCGCTGCGGGCGATCCGCCGCTCGCTCTCGGACCGATCGAACCTTAA
- a CDS encoding 5-oxoprolinase subunit B family protein, with amino-acid sequence MRLLPYGARALLVEVDDADEVLAWSTAIEAAGLDVVDVAPGARTVYVSATGPEHLAAVRDAISRLSPAPVAATAGEVVEVPTIYDGPDLDEVARLTKMTADQVVAAHTAQPWRVAFTGFAPGFGYLVRQDTPLVVPRRDEPRASIPAGSVGLADEFSGIYPTASPGGWQLIGHTELRLFDLVNDPPALLRPGALVQFVAVDK; translated from the coding sequence ATGAGACTCCTCCCCTACGGCGCCCGCGCCCTGCTGGTCGAAGTCGACGACGCCGACGAGGTGCTGGCGTGGTCAACCGCGATCGAGGCGGCCGGACTGGACGTGGTGGACGTGGCGCCGGGGGCACGCACCGTCTACGTGTCGGCCACCGGTCCCGAACACCTTGCCGCCGTGCGCGATGCGATCAGCCGGCTGTCCCCCGCGCCGGTCGCCGCCACCGCGGGTGAGGTGGTCGAGGTACCCACTATCTACGACGGCCCGGACCTCGACGAGGTGGCACGCCTGACTAAAATGACCGCCGATCAGGTGGTCGCCGCGCACACCGCGCAGCCGTGGCGAGTCGCGTTCACCGGGTTCGCTCCCGGCTTCGGATACCTTGTCCGCCAGGACACTCCGCTCGTGGTACCGCGCCGCGACGAACCGCGCGCGAGCATCCCGGCCGGGTCGGTGGGACTGGCCGACGAGTTCAGCGGCATCTACCCGACGGCCTCGCCCGGCGGTTGGCAGCTGATCGGGCACACCGAGCTCCGGCTGTTCGACCTCGTCAACGACCCGCCGGCGCTACTGCGCCCGGGCGCCCTGGTGCAGTTCGTGGCGGTGGACAAATGA
- a CDS encoding DNA adenine methylase: MIRASTPLANEELNAKAASSPTSSATRHVGRLARGIRSQPKPVDHPLACGRYQTPLRYPGAKSGLAPLITHLIQAASKHPSVGEIDLLVEPFAGGASTSLRLVGSGVVKRALLADADPLVAAFWQVAAAQPDALIARMREEHSNFVIPGPSTAVARWDYWRSWKPRPGMSASAARFETAVKCLYLNRTTFSGILHGRAGPIGGRAQASDYGIGCRFNPDALAERIDYVGHLYATGRLIDVWCMGWRETLENTASVYKTLVPNHVVAYLDPPYLNKSATLYNTSFAQRGSRKRSVAAPAGWLDQLDHELLASYLTRKMRYRWLLSYDYDQALLDSCLLYGRDRMTPHGSDRLDAVKQWRISKRLVRLRYSAAARAGRGDADELLLTTLPPSTVPQDKTFRSLGP; encoded by the coding sequence GTGATAAGAGCATCGACGCCCCTTGCAAACGAAGAGCTAAACGCCAAGGCGGCATCCTCCCCCACAAGCTCAGCTACACGGCACGTCGGTCGGCTCGCGCGAGGTATTCGTAGCCAGCCGAAGCCGGTCGATCATCCCCTTGCGTGTGGGCGTTATCAGACGCCGCTACGGTATCCGGGTGCAAAAAGCGGGCTCGCCCCGCTAATCACGCACTTGATTCAGGCAGCCTCCAAACACCCATCCGTGGGAGAGATAGACCTCCTGGTTGAGCCGTTCGCGGGTGGCGCGTCGACATCTCTGCGCCTCGTTGGATCGGGAGTGGTCAAACGTGCCTTGCTCGCAGACGCGGATCCCTTAGTCGCAGCCTTCTGGCAGGTCGCTGCAGCACAACCAGATGCGCTGATCGCTCGCATGAGGGAGGAGCATTCGAACTTCGTCATCCCGGGCCCGTCTACTGCCGTAGCGCGCTGGGACTACTGGCGCTCATGGAAACCGCGCCCAGGCATGTCCGCTTCGGCGGCTAGGTTCGAGACCGCAGTTAAGTGCCTCTATCTGAATCGCACTACTTTCTCGGGGATACTCCACGGGCGTGCGGGCCCCATAGGAGGACGCGCCCAAGCATCTGACTACGGAATCGGGTGTCGCTTCAACCCCGATGCGCTTGCGGAGCGGATCGATTATGTCGGTCATCTTTACGCCACTGGCCGTCTTATCGACGTCTGGTGCATGGGCTGGCGTGAGACTCTCGAGAACACGGCGTCTGTGTACAAGACACTGGTCCCTAATCACGTCGTGGCGTATCTAGATCCGCCGTACCTAAACAAGTCGGCAACCCTTTACAACACGTCGTTCGCGCAACGTGGTTCCCGGAAGCGATCTGTCGCAGCCCCCGCGGGATGGCTTGATCAGCTCGACCATGAATTGCTGGCTTCGTACCTGACGCGCAAGATGCGGTATCGGTGGCTGCTGTCGTATGACTACGACCAGGCGTTGTTGGATTCTTGCTTACTCTACGGACGTGATCGAATGACCCCTCACGGGAGTGACCGGCTCGACGCGGTGAAGCAGTGGCGGATTTCGAAGCGACTCGTTCGCCTTCGATACAGTGCGGCGGCGCGAGCCGGGCGAGGTGACGCGGATGAGCTGCTCCTCACGACGTTGCCACCCAGCACGGTGCCTCAAGATAAGACTTTCCGGTCGCTCGGACCATGA
- a CDS encoding EspA/EspE family type VII secretion system effector, with amino-acid sequence MTFGQGIPQPGSAYDRSSDLDRLRSDLDQAVPGERWLGAASTSYGHAHADHQRVVSALGVLDKQLSQQVDQSARIVSGGRCDLDSIRDWVVAAAGSVPRGETGELMLMPIVQKGLSDLADVVTRANAELSLVGGNIRTIGGEYQALGNDRRFGDVPESPQNGVDAFYEGPEPGDEVPSEADRQANQIRAFREVFGRDPANGSDWRTASILDPHSYDPKNKGMPANIVVARIEPVPGQGVVRTNLFIPNKDVWAPTIGIPPYDNNLGDNRGFSPAAGPEDSRVTIYTDFDNGIVVARQNPSINADTSEVRTGTPSIGAVQQSNGSVLIHYNAADPFSPGGQDLAKGSGISVNGTLGIAPSDNGPLVGGDDVTTFPALEIYSDRGGTTTTLLQEGPTFFDNAAGPLTGLPFDKDVGDLRVVESFNSVVPQVVQPLPPFPEDPAAVPIAPPMSIVPPGNFTAFGPAADAPTVRVYTPLQGDEFLPGS; translated from the coding sequence ATGACGTTCGGTCAGGGCATCCCTCAACCGGGGTCGGCGTACGACCGGAGTTCGGATCTCGACAGGCTCAGATCCGACCTCGACCAGGCTGTCCCCGGAGAGCGCTGGTTGGGTGCCGCCTCCACGTCATACGGGCACGCGCACGCCGATCATCAGCGCGTCGTCAGCGCCCTAGGCGTTCTCGACAAGCAACTGTCCCAGCAGGTCGACCAGTCCGCGCGGATCGTCAGCGGTGGGCGCTGCGACCTCGACTCGATACGCGACTGGGTTGTCGCAGCCGCCGGTAGCGTTCCGCGAGGCGAGACCGGAGAGCTGATGCTTATGCCGATCGTGCAGAAGGGCTTGTCGGACCTCGCCGACGTCGTCACCCGCGCCAACGCCGAATTGAGCCTCGTCGGCGGCAACATCCGCACCATCGGTGGCGAGTACCAGGCGCTCGGAAACGATCGGCGGTTCGGCGACGTGCCGGAGAGCCCGCAGAACGGCGTCGATGCCTTCTATGAAGGGCCCGAACCCGGCGACGAGGTGCCCTCCGAAGCTGACCGCCAGGCCAATCAAATCAGAGCATTTCGTGAAGTGTTCGGTCGCGATCCGGCCAATGGGAGTGATTGGCGCACCGCATCAATCCTTGACCCTCACAGTTATGACCCAAAGAACAAGGGAATGCCGGCGAACATTGTCGTGGCACGTATCGAGCCGGTCCCCGGCCAAGGGGTCGTGCGCACTAACCTTTTCATTCCGAACAAGGACGTGTGGGCACCGACGATCGGAATACCGCCCTATGACAACAATCTTGGCGACAATCGCGGGTTCTCCCCTGCCGCTGGACCGGAAGACTCTCGAGTCACGATCTACACCGACTTCGACAACGGCATTGTCGTGGCGCGCCAGAACCCGTCGATCAACGCCGATACCAGCGAGGTGCGCACCGGCACGCCGTCTATCGGCGCAGTGCAGCAATCGAACGGTTCTGTCCTCATTCACTACAACGCCGCGGACCCGTTCTCCCCCGGAGGGCAGGACCTCGCGAAAGGTTCTGGCATCAGCGTCAACGGAACATTAGGCATTGCACCGTCGGACAACGGACCGCTTGTCGGCGGCGACGACGTGACCACCTTCCCCGCGCTGGAGATATACAGCGATCGGGGTGGTACCACCACCACGCTACTGCAGGAAGGGCCGACATTCTTCGACAACGCCGCTGGCCCACTGACAGGCCTGCCTTTCGACAAAGACGTGGGAGACCTCCGCGTCGTCGAGAGCTTCAACAGCGTGGTTCCACAAGTGGTCCAACCGCTTCCACCCTTTCCGGAAGATCCCGCAGCTGTCCCGATCGCACCGCCGATGTCGATCGTGCCACCCGGGAACTTCACTGCGTTCGGCCCAGCTGCCGACGCCCCGACCGTGCGGGTCTACACGCCACTGCAGGGTGACGAGTTTCTCCCCGGCTCATGA
- a CDS encoding fatty acid desaturase family protein, translating into MAIADVSTYTHLSSQDIDAIADELYAIRRDVEESLGAKDAAYIRRTIVVQRALDVAARLMIAGSRSRKGWWLGTASLAFAKSIENMELGHNISHGQWDWMNDPEIHSSNWEWDMVGSSAQWRYSHNYRHHIFSNVLGMDEDIGYRLLRVTPDQPWRHPYLWTPLRNLALAATFEWGIALHGLRSERDRVDTPAGRAAEQRRFFGKVARQLSKDYVVLPALSLRRWRRTLAANLTANLLRNLWVYVNIICGHIPDGAETFDPAVLDGETKGEWYLRQMLGAANFKAGPLLAFSGGHLCYQIEHHLFPDLPSNRLAQVSIRVRELCEKYDLPYNTGSFASQYFRTQRTIHKLAVPDGILTAADTRG; encoded by the coding sequence ATGGCGATCGCCGATGTCTCCACGTACACGCATCTGAGCAGTCAAGACATCGACGCGATCGCGGACGAGCTCTACGCGATCCGCCGTGACGTCGAGGAGTCGCTCGGAGCGAAGGATGCGGCCTACATCCGCCGGACGATCGTCGTCCAGCGAGCACTCGACGTCGCAGCGCGTCTGATGATCGCTGGCAGCCGGTCGAGGAAAGGTTGGTGGCTGGGCACCGCGTCGCTGGCCTTCGCGAAATCCATCGAGAACATGGAGCTCGGCCACAACATCTCCCACGGACAGTGGGACTGGATGAACGACCCGGAGATCCACTCCAGCAATTGGGAGTGGGACATGGTCGGATCGTCAGCGCAGTGGCGGTACTCCCACAACTACCGACACCACATCTTCAGCAACGTGCTCGGCATGGACGAGGACATCGGCTACCGCCTCCTACGGGTGACACCCGACCAACCGTGGCGCCATCCCTACCTGTGGACGCCACTGCGAAACCTAGCGTTGGCAGCGACCTTCGAGTGGGGTATCGCTCTGCACGGCCTGCGCTCGGAGCGCGATCGGGTCGACACGCCAGCGGGCAGGGCTGCGGAGCAACGTCGATTTTTCGGCAAGGTCGCCCGCCAACTGAGCAAGGATTACGTGGTCCTCCCCGCCCTGAGTCTCCGACGGTGGCGTCGGACTCTCGCAGCCAACCTCACCGCGAACCTGCTCCGCAACCTGTGGGTGTACGTGAACATCATCTGCGGGCACATCCCCGACGGTGCCGAGACATTCGACCCGGCCGTGCTCGACGGCGAGACCAAAGGCGAGTGGTACCTGCGGCAGATGCTCGGGGCCGCGAACTTCAAAGCCGGCCCGCTGTTGGCATTCTCAGGTGGCCACCTGTGCTACCAGATCGAACACCACCTGTTTCCTGACCTACCGAGCAACCGCCTCGCCCAGGTCAGCATCCGCGTACGGGAACTGTGCGAGAAGTACGACCTGCCGTACAACACCGGATCGTTCGCGAGCCAGTACTTCCGGACGCAGCGGACCATTCACAAGCTGGCGGTTCCCGACGGCATTCTGACCGCCGCCGACACGCGCGGGTAG
- a CDS encoding 5-oxoprolinase subunit C family protein has translation MTGGGRLEIVDGGPMTTVQDQGRPGHAAMGIGGAGAADRRSHALANRLVGNPNDAATLEVLLGGLTFRAGSPLVFAVTGAEVDILSGPIRKPLGHNTRHHIPAGTVIELGPARTGLRCYVAVRGGIDCTEVLGSRSRDTLADIGPAPLRAGDLLNIGTDFLPLPATDFAPIAPVGAEQATLRVHRGPRDDWLADADDLVATTWQVSDRASRVGARLVAQHGPGVRMRDPGRQLPSEGAGLGAIQVPPGGEPVIFLADYPVTGGYPVAGVLVDEDVDRAAQLRPGAEVRLTWV, from the coding sequence ATGACGGGCGGCGGCCGGCTGGAGATCGTGGACGGCGGCCCGATGACCACCGTCCAGGATCAGGGGCGCCCCGGGCATGCCGCGATGGGCATCGGCGGCGCCGGCGCGGCAGATCGCCGCTCGCACGCACTGGCCAATCGTCTGGTCGGCAACCCGAATGACGCCGCCACGCTGGAGGTCCTCCTCGGTGGCCTCACGTTCCGGGCAGGCAGCCCCCTCGTCTTCGCCGTCACCGGCGCCGAGGTCGACATCCTATCGGGTCCCATCCGTAAACCGCTGGGCCACAACACCCGCCACCACATTCCGGCGGGCACCGTCATCGAGCTGGGGCCCGCTCGCACCGGGCTGCGCTGCTACGTCGCGGTGCGCGGCGGCATCGACTGCACCGAGGTCCTCGGCTCACGCAGCCGGGACACGCTCGCCGACATCGGACCTGCGCCGCTGCGCGCCGGTGATCTGCTGAACATCGGCACCGACTTTCTCCCGCTTCCGGCAACGGATTTCGCGCCCATCGCACCGGTGGGCGCGGAGCAAGCCACGCTGCGGGTGCATCGGGGGCCGCGCGACGACTGGCTGGCCGACGCCGACGACTTGGTCGCTACCACGTGGCAGGTGTCGGACAGGGCCAGCCGGGTCGGCGCGCGCCTCGTCGCCCAGCACGGACCCGGTGTCCGGATGCGCGACCCGGGACGCCAACTGCCCAGCGAGGGAGCCGGACTCGGCGCCATCCAGGTGCCGCCGGGTGGCGAGCCGGTCATCTTTCTCGCCGATTATCCGGTCACCGGCGGCTACCCGGTGGCCGGGGTGCTGGTCGACGAGGACGTGGACCGTGCGGCGCAGCTTCGTCCGGGCGCCGAGGTGCGATTGACATGGGTCTGA
- a CDS encoding reverse transcriptase domain-containing protein: MWWKLQEKLELASNRLIKEHEEYAKWVIDENARRSRRCAETPELLSVQRPPTWQKTPGFNPYLVRARASSIAHAMTARLKGGYYVPHAPARFQVDKAGGGKRTITTFEIADEVISNRLLRSLSRKNLSKMSSRSYAYRSGLSPHDALSYARYELKTKHRLFVAEYDFTKFFDRIDHDYLFKAMRRLDIIMTPLEESLIRSFLSIRPIEIESTGGDEINSGAVGLAQGTSISLFLANIAATEMDRELERLGVGFVRYADDTLVWSSDYGRICSAAELLHEAAEQIGSPINVKKSEGIRLLVRNAGAKTELNKATSINYLGHSLTLRDMRIGENAVDRIKQKISGFIYNNLIREPLRQQQSPSQLTVNDRDYVTCLLQIRRYIYGPLSEKEIRRYLDGTVPFMRFEGVMAFYPLVNDNAQLRALDGWLSNQVWLATRRRHNLLTEQGLPTPRPLGLSKQELIGFKTTSSTSGRDVDLRIPSFLRISKVLREATETYGFGVVPGGATLYAYD, from the coding sequence ATGTGGTGGAAACTGCAAGAGAAACTTGAGCTGGCGTCCAACCGACTGATTAAGGAGCACGAAGAGTACGCCAAGTGGGTTATCGACGAAAACGCTCGCCGCTCGCGACGCTGCGCTGAGACGCCCGAATTGCTGAGTGTCCAGCGGCCCCCGACCTGGCAAAAGACACCTGGCTTCAACCCCTATTTGGTACGCGCCCGCGCCTCGTCCATTGCGCACGCCATGACCGCTCGCCTTAAAGGCGGCTACTACGTTCCTCACGCGCCCGCACGGTTTCAGGTAGATAAGGCTGGCGGCGGTAAGCGGACCATCACGACGTTCGAGATAGCGGACGAAGTAATTTCGAACCGGCTCCTCCGCTCACTGTCCCGCAAGAACTTGTCAAAGATGAGTTCGCGATCCTACGCCTACCGATCGGGCCTATCTCCACATGATGCTTTGTCCTACGCAAGGTACGAACTCAAGACCAAGCATCGACTTTTCGTTGCAGAATATGACTTCACCAAATTCTTTGACAGAATAGATCATGACTACCTCTTCAAGGCCATGCGGCGTTTGGATATAATAATGACCCCCCTTGAGGAAAGTCTCATTCGTTCGTTTTTAAGTATTCGCCCAATAGAAATCGAATCCACAGGCGGGGATGAAATAAACTCCGGTGCAGTAGGACTGGCTCAGGGAACGTCAATAAGCCTCTTCCTAGCGAATATTGCCGCGACTGAGATGGACCGCGAACTTGAGCGACTAGGTGTCGGCTTCGTGCGCTATGCGGACGATACGCTGGTATGGAGTTCTGATTACGGACGAATCTGTAGTGCGGCCGAGCTTCTGCATGAGGCGGCCGAACAGATAGGCTCCCCAATCAACGTCAAGAAGAGCGAAGGTATCCGCCTCTTGGTGCGGAATGCCGGAGCTAAGACGGAACTCAACAAAGCCACATCAATCAACTATTTGGGGCATTCATTAACACTACGCGATATGCGCATTGGAGAAAACGCCGTTGACCGGATTAAACAAAAGATAAGCGGATTCATATACAATAACCTCATTCGTGAACCACTTCGCCAGCAGCAGTCGCCGAGTCAACTAACAGTTAATGATCGAGACTACGTCACATGCCTATTGCAGATTCGTAGATACATCTATGGCCCACTCAGCGAGAAGGAAATCCGACGGTACCTAGATGGGACGGTTCCATTCATGCGCTTTGAAGGCGTAATGGCGTTCTATCCACTAGTGAATGATAACGCACAGTTGCGCGCCCTCGATGGATGGTTGTCCAACCAAGTCTGGCTCGCTACTCGCCGACGACACAATCTCCTAACTGAACAAGGCTTACCTACCCCGAGGCCACTCGGGCTATCGAAGCAAGAACTTATCGGCTTCAAGACGACCTCTTCAACCAGCGGCCGTGATGTCGACCTACGAATTCCGAGCTTCCTCCGCATCTCGAAGGTGCTTCGTGAGGCAACTGAGACTTACGGATTCGGCGTTGTGCCCGGGGGTGCCACGCTGTACGCATACGACTAG